A region from the Triticum urartu cultivar G1812 chromosome 1, Tu2.1, whole genome shotgun sequence genome encodes:
- the LOC125540166 gene encoding uncharacterized protein LOC125540166 translates to MVKLATAREARLYGPALAVRRWEYINAGAYMFGTLLLATGLAALCASEGGAGAMDAGLAVAAVALAVVAAVNAHDLGAHLAGVDCRVGLARFDPQLGLVELLAPALHAAGCVLAIVGLALQLFSQGEKLERRAADALLAGAVLWLLGSVLSSCQVYERADGRAQLLQSSVQVPVLLGSLLFLVAAALHRRREPTLAGKGESQSESERWISLCGSVLWVAGALFNVLKVFVMHQSDAPRLEKLRGGAQERLARDREGRVPLVWRSAAPPTELR, encoded by the exons ATGGTGAAGCTGGCGACGGCGAGGGAGGCGCGGCTGTACGGGCCGGCGCTGGCGGTGCGGCGGTGGGAGTACATCAACGCCGGCGCGTACATGTTCGGGACCCTGCTCCTGGCCACGGGGCTCGCGGCGCTGTGCGCGTCCGAGGGCGGCGCCGGCGCCATGGACGCGGGACTCGCCGTGGCCGCCGTGGCGCTGGCGGTGGTGGCGGCCGTGAACGCGCACGACCTGGGCGCGCACCTCGCCGGCGTGGACTGCCGCGTCGGGCTCGCCCGGTTCGACCCCCAGCTCGGCCTCGTCGAGCTCCTCGCGCCCGCGCTCCACGCCGCCGGCTGCGTCCTCGCCATCGTCGGCCTCGCGCTGCAGCTCTTCTCCCAG GGCGAGAAGCTGGAGAGGCGCGCGGCCGACGCGCTGCTGGCGGGCGCGGTGCTCTGGCTGCTGGGCTCCGTGCTCAGCTCATGTCAGGTGTACGAGCGCGCTGACGGCCGCGCGCAGCTGCTGCAGTCCAGCGTGCAGGTGCCCGTCCTCCTCGGCAGCCTGCTCTTCCTCGTCGCCGCcgccctccaccgccgccgtgAGCCCACCCTGGCAGGCAAGGGCGAAAGCCAGAGCGAGAGCGAGAGGTGGATTAGCCTGTGCGGGAGCGTGCTGTGGGTGGCGGGTGCACTGTTCAACGTGCTGAAAGTGTTTGTCATGCACCAGAGCGACGCGCCGCGGCTCGAGAAGCTCCGCGGCGGCGCGCAGGAGCGGCTCGCCCGGGACCGCGAGGGCCGCGTGCCGCTGGTCTGGAGGTCGGCGGCGCCGCCGACCGAGCTGCGCTGA